Proteins found in one Carassius auratus strain Wakin unplaced genomic scaffold, ASM336829v1 scaf_tig00028889, whole genome shotgun sequence genomic segment:
- the LOC113079639 gene encoding vesicle-fusing ATPase-like isoform X2, with the protein MATRTMQAARCPTDELSLTNCAVVSEKDLQSGQHVSVRTTPAHKFVFTVKSHHSVLPGTIAFSLPQRKWAGLSIGQEIEVANYNFDKSKQCIGAMTIEIDFLQKKSTDSSPYDSDNMATEFIQHFNNQAFTVGQQLVFSFCDKLFGLVIKDIEAMDPSILRGEPASGKKQKIETGLLVGNSQVMFEKSESSSLTLVGKAKTREARQTIINPDWNFEKMGIGGLDKEFSDIFRRAFASRVFPPDIVEQMGCKHVKGILLFGPPGCGKTLMARQIGKMLNAREPKIVNGPEILNKYVGESEANIRKLFADAEEEQKRLGANSGLHIIIFDELDAICKQRGTAAGSTGVHDTVVNQLLSKIDGVEQLNNILVIGMTNRPDLIDDALMRPGRFEVKMEIGLPDEKGRVQILNIHTAKMRDFNLLSGDVDVKELAAETKNYSGAELEGLVRAAQSTAMNRLIKATSTVEVDMERAEKLKVTRTDFMASLNNDIKPAFGTNQEDYSSYIMNGIIKWGDPVTRVLEDGELLVQQTKNSDRTPLVSVLLEGSPHSGKTALAAKISEDSQFPFIKICSPDKMIGFSEISKCQAIKKVFDDAYKSQLSCVVVDDIERLLDYVPIGPRFSNLVLQALLVLLKKIPPHGRKLLIIGTTSRKDVLQEMEMLNAFSTTIHVHNISSGEHLVEALELLGSFTDAERTTIAKHIKRKRVSIGIKKLLMLIEMSLQMDQPYRVSKFLSLLKDEGADRGFLE; encoded by the exons ACGATGCAAGCGGCTCGATGCCCAACAGATGAGCTGTCACTGACGAACTGTGCGGTCGTGAGTGAGAAAGACCTGCAGTCTGGACA GCATGTGTCTGTGAGGACAACACCCGCCCACAAGTTTGTGTTCACAGTCAAGTCTCACCACTCTGTGCTTCCTGGGACCATCGCTTTCAGTTTGCCACAG AGGAAATGGGCAGGCCTGTCCATCGGACAAGAAATAGAAG TGGCAAACTACAACTTTGACAAATCCAAGCAGTGCATTGGTGCCATGACCATTGAGATTGACTTTCTGCAGAAGAAGAGCACCGACTCCAGTCCCTACGACTCGGACAATATGGCTACTGAGTTTATTCAGCATTTCAACAATCAGGCGTTCACTGTGGGGCAGCAG CTGGTCTTCAGTTTCTGTGACAAGCTCTTCGGCCTAGTTATCAAGGACATTGAGGCGATGGACCCCAGCATACTGAGGGGCGAACCAGCATCTGGCAAAAAGCAAAAG ATTGAGACTGGTCTGTTGGTTGGAAACAGTCAAGTGATGTTTGAAAAATCAGAGAGCTCGTCCCTTACTCTAGTTG GCAAGGCCAAGACCAGAGAAGCCCGTCAGACCATCATTAACCCTGACTGGAACTTCGAGAAAATGGGCATCGGTGGTCTAGACAAGGAGTTCTCCGATATCTTCCGCAGGGCTTTCGCCTCTCGAGTTTTCCCGCCAGACATTGTGGAGCAGATGG GTTGTAAGCATGTGAAAGGCATCCTGCTCTTTGGTCCTCCTGGCTGTGGTAAAACACTGATGGCAAGGCAGATCGGTAAGATGCTGAACGCCAGAGAGCCAAAGATAGTCAACGGACCAGAGATCCTCAACAAGTACGTAGGTGAATCTGAAGCCAACATTAGGAAACTGTTCGCAGATGCTGAGGAGGAACAGAAAAGG TTGGGTGCTAACAGTGGCTTGCATATCATCATCTTTGATGAACTGGATGCTATCTGTAAGCAGCGTGGTACAGCTGCCGGCAGCACAGGTGTGCACGACACTGTGGTCAACCAGCTCCTGTCCAAGATCGATGGAGTGGAACAACTCAACAACATCCTCGTCATCG GCATGACCAACAGGCCTGACCTGATAGATGACGCTTTGATGAGACCTGGCCGATTTGAAGTAAAGATGGAAATTG GTCTGCCAGATGAAAAGGGCCGTGTTCAGATCCTGAACATTCACACAGCTAAGATGCGTgactttaacctcctgtctggtGATGTGGATGTTAAAGAACTGGCTGCTGAGACCAAGAACTACAGTGGAGCTGAACTGGAGGGCCTGGTCAGAGCAGCCCAGTCTACTGCCATGAACCGCCTCATCAAG GCCACATCTACTGTAGAGGTGGACATGGAGCGAGCGGAGAAGCTGAAAGTCACTCGAACAGATTTCATGGCGTCCTTGAATAATGACATTAAACCT GCTTTTGGCACCAACCAGGAAGACTATTCCAGTTACATCATGAACGGCATCATTAAGTGGGGTGATCCAGTGACCCGAGTCCTGGAGGACGGAGAGCTGCTGGTGCAGCAGACCAAGAACAGTGACCGCACTCCACTCGTGTCCGTGCTTTTGGAGG GATCTCCTCACAGTGGAAAGACAGCCCTGGCTGCCAAAATCTCAGAGGACTCGCAGTTCCCCTTCATTAAGATCTGCTCTCCAGACAAGATGATTGGCTTCTCAGAGATCTCCAAATGCCAGGCAATCAAGAAG GTCTTTGACGATGCTTACAAGTCTCAGCTCAGCTGTGTCGTGGTTGATGACATTGAGCGTCTGTTAG ATTACGTGCCGATTGGTCCTCGCTTCTCCAACCTGGTTCTTCAGGCCCTGCTGGTTTTGCTGAAGAAGATTCCTCCTCAT GGCCGTAAGCTGCTGATCATTGGCACCACCAGCCGTAAAGACGTGTTGCAGGAGATGGAGATGCTGAATGCGTTCAGCACCACCATCCATGTGCACAATATCTCCAGTGGGGAACATCTGGTTGAAGCTCTAGAG CTCCTGGGCAGCTTCACAGATGCTGAGAGAACCACCATTGCCAagcatataaaaagaaaaagagtgtCGATTGGCATTAAAAAGCTTCTCATGCTTATTGAGATGTCTCTGCAG ATGGATCAGCCGTACAGAGTCAGCAAGTTCCTCTCTCTACTCAAAGACGAGGGAGC AGATCGTGGTTTTCTAGAGTAA
- the LOC113079639 gene encoding vesicle-fusing ATPase-like isoform X1 produces the protein MATRVVIFFKTMQAARCPTDELSLTNCAVVSEKDLQSGQHVSVRTTPAHKFVFTVKSHHSVLPGTIAFSLPQRKWAGLSIGQEIEVANYNFDKSKQCIGAMTIEIDFLQKKSTDSSPYDSDNMATEFIQHFNNQAFTVGQQLVFSFCDKLFGLVIKDIEAMDPSILRGEPASGKKQKIETGLLVGNSQVMFEKSESSSLTLVGKAKTREARQTIINPDWNFEKMGIGGLDKEFSDIFRRAFASRVFPPDIVEQMGCKHVKGILLFGPPGCGKTLMARQIGKMLNAREPKIVNGPEILNKYVGESEANIRKLFADAEEEQKRLGANSGLHIIIFDELDAICKQRGTAAGSTGVHDTVVNQLLSKIDGVEQLNNILVIGMTNRPDLIDDALMRPGRFEVKMEIGLPDEKGRVQILNIHTAKMRDFNLLSGDVDVKELAAETKNYSGAELEGLVRAAQSTAMNRLIKATSTVEVDMERAEKLKVTRTDFMASLNNDIKPAFGTNQEDYSSYIMNGIIKWGDPVTRVLEDGELLVQQTKNSDRTPLVSVLLEGSPHSGKTALAAKISEDSQFPFIKICSPDKMIGFSEISKCQAIKKVFDDAYKSQLSCVVVDDIERLLDYVPIGPRFSNLVLQALLVLLKKIPPHGRKLLIIGTTSRKDVLQEMEMLNAFSTTIHVHNISSGEHLVEALELLGSFTDAERTTIAKHIKRKRVSIGIKKLLMLIEMSLQMDQPYRVSKFLSLLKDEGADRGFLE, from the exons GTTGTAATATTTTTCAAG ACGATGCAAGCGGCTCGATGCCCAACAGATGAGCTGTCACTGACGAACTGTGCGGTCGTGAGTGAGAAAGACCTGCAGTCTGGACA GCATGTGTCTGTGAGGACAACACCCGCCCACAAGTTTGTGTTCACAGTCAAGTCTCACCACTCTGTGCTTCCTGGGACCATCGCTTTCAGTTTGCCACAG AGGAAATGGGCAGGCCTGTCCATCGGACAAGAAATAGAAG TGGCAAACTACAACTTTGACAAATCCAAGCAGTGCATTGGTGCCATGACCATTGAGATTGACTTTCTGCAGAAGAAGAGCACCGACTCCAGTCCCTACGACTCGGACAATATGGCTACTGAGTTTATTCAGCATTTCAACAATCAGGCGTTCACTGTGGGGCAGCAG CTGGTCTTCAGTTTCTGTGACAAGCTCTTCGGCCTAGTTATCAAGGACATTGAGGCGATGGACCCCAGCATACTGAGGGGCGAACCAGCATCTGGCAAAAAGCAAAAG ATTGAGACTGGTCTGTTGGTTGGAAACAGTCAAGTGATGTTTGAAAAATCAGAGAGCTCGTCCCTTACTCTAGTTG GCAAGGCCAAGACCAGAGAAGCCCGTCAGACCATCATTAACCCTGACTGGAACTTCGAGAAAATGGGCATCGGTGGTCTAGACAAGGAGTTCTCCGATATCTTCCGCAGGGCTTTCGCCTCTCGAGTTTTCCCGCCAGACATTGTGGAGCAGATGG GTTGTAAGCATGTGAAAGGCATCCTGCTCTTTGGTCCTCCTGGCTGTGGTAAAACACTGATGGCAAGGCAGATCGGTAAGATGCTGAACGCCAGAGAGCCAAAGATAGTCAACGGACCAGAGATCCTCAACAAGTACGTAGGTGAATCTGAAGCCAACATTAGGAAACTGTTCGCAGATGCTGAGGAGGAACAGAAAAGG TTGGGTGCTAACAGTGGCTTGCATATCATCATCTTTGATGAACTGGATGCTATCTGTAAGCAGCGTGGTACAGCTGCCGGCAGCACAGGTGTGCACGACACTGTGGTCAACCAGCTCCTGTCCAAGATCGATGGAGTGGAACAACTCAACAACATCCTCGTCATCG GCATGACCAACAGGCCTGACCTGATAGATGACGCTTTGATGAGACCTGGCCGATTTGAAGTAAAGATGGAAATTG GTCTGCCAGATGAAAAGGGCCGTGTTCAGATCCTGAACATTCACACAGCTAAGATGCGTgactttaacctcctgtctggtGATGTGGATGTTAAAGAACTGGCTGCTGAGACCAAGAACTACAGTGGAGCTGAACTGGAGGGCCTGGTCAGAGCAGCCCAGTCTACTGCCATGAACCGCCTCATCAAG GCCACATCTACTGTAGAGGTGGACATGGAGCGAGCGGAGAAGCTGAAAGTCACTCGAACAGATTTCATGGCGTCCTTGAATAATGACATTAAACCT GCTTTTGGCACCAACCAGGAAGACTATTCCAGTTACATCATGAACGGCATCATTAAGTGGGGTGATCCAGTGACCCGAGTCCTGGAGGACGGAGAGCTGCTGGTGCAGCAGACCAAGAACAGTGACCGCACTCCACTCGTGTCCGTGCTTTTGGAGG GATCTCCTCACAGTGGAAAGACAGCCCTGGCTGCCAAAATCTCAGAGGACTCGCAGTTCCCCTTCATTAAGATCTGCTCTCCAGACAAGATGATTGGCTTCTCAGAGATCTCCAAATGCCAGGCAATCAAGAAG GTCTTTGACGATGCTTACAAGTCTCAGCTCAGCTGTGTCGTGGTTGATGACATTGAGCGTCTGTTAG ATTACGTGCCGATTGGTCCTCGCTTCTCCAACCTGGTTCTTCAGGCCCTGCTGGTTTTGCTGAAGAAGATTCCTCCTCAT GGCCGTAAGCTGCTGATCATTGGCACCACCAGCCGTAAAGACGTGTTGCAGGAGATGGAGATGCTGAATGCGTTCAGCACCACCATCCATGTGCACAATATCTCCAGTGGGGAACATCTGGTTGAAGCTCTAGAG CTCCTGGGCAGCTTCACAGATGCTGAGAGAACCACCATTGCCAagcatataaaaagaaaaagagtgtCGATTGGCATTAAAAAGCTTCTCATGCTTATTGAGATGTCTCTGCAG ATGGATCAGCCGTACAGAGTCAGCAAGTTCCTCTCTCTACTCAAAGACGAGGGAGC AGATCGTGGTTTTCTAGAGTAA